In Nitrosospira briensis C-128, a genomic segment contains:
- a CDS encoding acyl-CoA dehydrogenase yields MSAALLTTLVLLIGVIFFVPPVRRALISNRLLKVFRKILPKVSQTEQEALDAGTVWWDGELFSGKPNWNKLLAYPKPRLSVEEKAFLAGPVEQLCAMLDEWHITRELYDLPPHVWQFIKDNHFFGMIIPKDYGGLGFSALAHSEVVMKISSRSGTAAVSVMVPNSLGPSELLLQYGTEAQKNHYLPRLAKGLEVPCFALTGPDAGSDAGAIPDFGIVCHGEFNGDADVLGMRVTWEKRYITLGPVATLLGLAFKLQDPDGLLGDQKDLGITLALIPTNTPGVNIGRRHFPLDAAFQNGPNSGKDVFIPMEWVIGGREGVGSGWRMLMNCLAVGRSISLPATSTGAAKLAARTSGAYGRVRVQFKTPIGRFEGVEEALSRIGGNTYMMDAARMMTAGAVDLGEKPSVISAIVKYHLTERGRQAINDAMDVHGGKGICLGPSNYLGRNYQHIPVSITVEGANILTRNMIIFGQGAIRCHPYLLEEIRAASNSDTVRSSVQFDKALWGHIIFTVGNGLRSLLHGLTGASLASAPGSVGTEMQRYYSQLTRFSAAFAFLADISLLVLGGALKRKERLSARLGDILSMLYLCSAVLKRFKDDGRPAADLPLVHWSVQDALYRMQEAFDGVLDNFPGRILTARLLRFVVFPLGKPFSPPSDELGHQIATLMLTPGEARDRLTAGIYMPTSADEPLGMLEQALQCAVVCEAVEMKLRAAVKAGRIPPQDDEKIAEALKQRVISTTELELMGKMKSMRRRVIMVDDFPPDFGRASGGTPETASAQSVYEAGR; encoded by the coding sequence TTGAGCGCTGCCCTGCTTACGACGCTGGTTCTGCTTATTGGCGTTATTTTTTTCGTCCCACCCGTTCGCCGCGCGCTTATTTCGAACCGGCTGCTTAAAGTTTTTCGAAAAATCCTGCCGAAGGTTTCCCAAACTGAACAGGAAGCGCTGGACGCCGGAACCGTGTGGTGGGATGGCGAGTTGTTCAGCGGCAAGCCAAACTGGAACAAGTTGCTGGCTTATCCCAAACCCAGGCTCAGCGTGGAGGAAAAAGCCTTCCTTGCCGGTCCGGTCGAGCAGTTGTGTGCCATGCTGGACGAATGGCATATTACGCGCGAGCTGTATGATCTACCACCGCACGTCTGGCAATTTATCAAGGACAACCACTTTTTCGGCATGATCATTCCCAAGGACTATGGCGGCCTTGGTTTTTCAGCACTGGCGCATTCCGAAGTGGTCATGAAGATCAGCTCGCGGAGCGGCACGGCGGCGGTGTCGGTAATGGTGCCGAATTCGCTGGGGCCGTCCGAGTTGCTGTTGCAGTATGGCACCGAGGCGCAAAAGAACCATTATCTTCCGCGCCTGGCAAAGGGGCTGGAGGTGCCGTGTTTTGCACTTACCGGGCCTGATGCGGGGTCGGATGCGGGGGCGATACCCGATTTCGGCATTGTCTGCCATGGCGAATTCAACGGCGACGCAGATGTGCTCGGCATGAGGGTCACCTGGGAAAAACGCTACATCACACTCGGCCCGGTAGCGACGCTCCTCGGACTTGCATTCAAACTGCAGGACCCGGATGGATTATTAGGCGACCAGAAAGACCTCGGGATTACGCTGGCGTTGATCCCCACCAATACGCCGGGCGTCAATATCGGCCGGCGCCATTTTCCGCTCGATGCGGCTTTTCAGAACGGCCCCAACTCGGGAAAAGACGTCTTCATCCCGATGGAATGGGTAATCGGCGGACGCGAAGGAGTGGGTAGCGGCTGGCGTATGCTGATGAACTGTCTTGCGGTGGGGCGTTCGATCTCGCTGCCCGCGACCAGCACCGGCGCGGCCAAGCTGGCCGCACGCACCAGCGGAGCTTACGGCAGAGTACGGGTGCAATTCAAGACGCCGATTGGACGCTTCGAAGGCGTTGAAGAAGCGCTGTCCCGCATCGGTGGCAATACATACATGATGGATGCGGCACGGATGATGACGGCGGGAGCAGTCGATTTGGGCGAAAAGCCCTCGGTCATCTCGGCGATCGTCAAATATCATCTTACCGAGCGCGGGCGCCAGGCGATAAACGACGCGATGGACGTGCACGGCGGCAAAGGCATTTGCCTGGGACCCAGCAATTACCTGGGACGCAACTATCAGCATATCCCTGTCAGCATTACGGTAGAGGGCGCCAATATCCTTACGCGCAATATGATTATTTTCGGTCAGGGGGCAATACGCTGCCACCCCTACCTGCTGGAAGAAATTCGCGCAGCCAGTAATAGCGATACCGTGCGTTCTTCAGTGCAATTCGACAAGGCATTGTGGGGACACATTATCTTTACGGTCGGGAACGGTTTGCGTTCCTTGCTGCATGGACTCACCGGCGCATCTCTCGCCAGTGCGCCGGGTAGCGTGGGCACTGAAATGCAGCGTTATTACAGTCAATTGACGCGTTTCTCCGCCGCATTCGCTTTTCTCGCCGATATCTCCCTTCTGGTTTTGGGTGGAGCGCTGAAACGCAAGGAAAGGCTTTCTGCCCGGCTTGGCGATATTCTCAGCATGCTTTATCTATGCTCGGCGGTACTCAAACGCTTCAAGGATGACGGCAGGCCCGCAGCTGATTTACCGCTGGTGCACTGGTCTGTTCAGGATGCGCTTTACCGTATGCAGGAAGCATTTGACGGCGTGCTGGATAATTTTCCTGGTCGTATTCTCACGGCGCGCCTCCTGCGGTTTGTGGTGTTTCCGCTGGGCAAACCATTCTCGCCGCCCTCGGATGAGCTAGGGCATCAAATCGCCACACTGATGCTGACACCGGGAGAAGCGCGAGACCGCCTGACCGCGGGTATATATATGCCTACCTCCGCCGACGAGCCGCTCGGCATGCTGGAACAGGCGCTTCAGTGCGCGGTCGTGTGCGAAGCAGTTGAAATGAAGTTACGCGCCGCCGTCAAGGCAGGCCGGATTCCCCCTCAGGACGATGAAAAAATCGCGGAGGCGCTCAAGCAGAGAGTTATCTCCACGACCGAACTGGAGCTGATGGGAAAGATGAAATCCATGCGCCGCCGCGTGATCATGGTGGATGATTTCCCACCGGATTTTGGCCGCGCATCAGGCGGGACACCAGAAACTGCGTCGGCCCAATCGGTGTATGAGGCGGGACGATGA
- a CDS encoding AMP-dependent synthetase/ligase: protein MQTKQRNLTDVIPVETARTLDGLFRERTRRSPEAVAYRDYDRSSGKWRDLTWKQMDERIAHWQSALTREKLLPGDRVAVMLRNCPEWVIFEQAALRLGLVVVPLYTADRPENAAYILRDAGVKVLLLEELAQWQAFHEVRGQIPHLLRVITVQGSPGEKDDGLVLALYDWLPDWPLDDSQGKAEEVEDASRDQHQLATIIYTSGTSGRSKGVMLSHYNILANAHSCLQVVPIGQDDLLLSFLPLSHTFERTAGYYAPMMRGATVAYARSVHQLQEDLLIIRPTILISVPRIYERVYAGIHAKLAEGSALSRKLFNLAVDIGYSRFEYQQRRSPRLFSHLLWPLLEALVAKKVMSKLGGRLREAMSGGAALPTEVSRIFIGLGLPILQGYGMTETSPVVCCNTMEDNLPSSVGRPIPGVEVKLGPDDALLIRGPNVMLGYWNDPVATEAIMTPDGWLNSGDIARIDEQGRVTITGRLKEIIVMSTGQKIPPAPMEAAILHDSLFEQIMLIGEGRPYLSALVVLNARNWESISAQYNLDSDLRRLSQDQKLEEILVERITRQIKGFPGYAKIYRVALAQEPWTVENDMLTPTLKLRRSQVLNRYQAEVSRLYAGH from the coding sequence ATGCAAACCAAGCAGCGTAATCTTACAGATGTTATCCCGGTGGAAACCGCCCGAACCCTCGACGGGTTATTCCGCGAGCGAACACGTCGCTCGCCCGAGGCGGTAGCCTATCGGGATTACGACCGCTCCAGCGGTAAGTGGCGCGACCTCACCTGGAAACAGATGGATGAACGCATCGCGCACTGGCAATCTGCGCTCACGCGAGAAAAACTTCTGCCTGGCGACCGGGTTGCGGTGATGTTGCGAAACTGCCCGGAATGGGTGATATTCGAGCAAGCCGCACTAAGGCTGGGACTCGTCGTCGTGCCACTTTATACAGCCGACCGCCCCGAGAACGCTGCCTACATCTTGCGCGACGCGGGTGTTAAAGTTTTATTGCTCGAAGAACTGGCCCAATGGCAAGCGTTTCATGAAGTACGGGGTCAGATTCCTCATCTGCTGCGCGTCATTACGGTTCAAGGAAGCCCTGGAGAAAAAGACGATGGCCTCGTGCTTGCCCTGTATGACTGGCTGCCAGACTGGCCGTTGGACGATTCGCAGGGAAAAGCCGAGGAAGTGGAGGATGCAAGCCGCGATCAGCATCAACTCGCCACCATCATATACACCTCCGGCACCTCCGGCCGGTCCAAGGGGGTGATGCTGAGCCATTACAATATACTTGCGAATGCGCATAGCTGCCTGCAAGTGGTGCCCATCGGACAGGACGATCTGCTGCTTTCATTTTTGCCGCTGTCGCACACGTTTGAGCGCACTGCCGGCTATTATGCTCCGATGATGCGCGGTGCAACGGTGGCATATGCCCGCTCGGTTCACCAGCTGCAAGAGGATCTTTTGATCATTCGACCCACTATTCTTATTTCCGTCCCGAGAATTTATGAGCGGGTCTATGCGGGCATTCATGCCAAGCTGGCGGAAGGTTCGGCTTTGAGCAGAAAACTGTTCAATCTGGCGGTTGATATTGGCTACAGCCGCTTTGAGTATCAGCAGCGACGGAGTCCCCGACTTTTTTCTCACCTATTGTGGCCACTGCTGGAAGCCCTGGTGGCGAAGAAGGTGATGAGCAAGCTGGGTGGGCGCCTGCGCGAGGCGATGAGCGGCGGCGCGGCGTTACCGACAGAAGTTTCACGGATATTCATCGGTTTGGGCCTGCCCATCCTGCAAGGCTACGGCATGACGGAGACCAGCCCGGTCGTATGCTGCAACACCATGGAGGACAATCTTCCGTCGAGCGTGGGGCGTCCCATCCCGGGGGTAGAGGTGAAACTCGGCCCGGACGATGCCTTGCTGATTCGCGGCCCCAACGTCATGCTAGGTTACTGGAACGATCCGGTAGCCACCGAGGCAATAATGACGCCCGACGGGTGGCTCAATTCCGGCGATATCGCGCGCATTGATGAGCAAGGCCGGGTGACCATCACTGGCCGCCTGAAGGAAATCATCGTGATGTCCACCGGCCAGAAAATTCCGCCTGCGCCCATGGAAGCGGCGATTCTGCATGATTCGCTGTTCGAACAGATAATGCTGATTGGAGAAGGTCGTCCGTATTTAAGCGCACTGGTGGTTCTGAACGCCCGCAATTGGGAAAGTATTTCGGCGCAGTATAATCTTGATAGCGATTTACGCCGTTTGTCGCAAGACCAGAAGCTCGAAGAAATCCTCGTGGAACGGATCACCCGCCAAATAAAAGGGTTTCCCGGCTATGCCAAAATATATCGCGTGGCGCTGGCGCAGGAGCCATGGACTGTCGAGAACGATATGCTCACGCCTACGTTGAAGCTGCGCCGCTCGCAGGTGTTGAATCGTTACCAAGCCGAGGTGAGCAGGTTATATGCGGGGCATTAG
- the miaA gene encoding tRNA (adenosine(37)-N6)-dimethylallyltransferase MiaA, translating into MGPTASGKSGIAVEIARHFPVEIVSVDSAQVFRYMNIGTAKPDAESMASLPHHLIDLIEPHECYSVAQFVDDALVAMREITERGNIPLLAGGTMLYFRMLLEGLSALPSANSSLRQRIEAKAEQNGWHEMHNELLQLDPASAARIKPTDSQRIQRALEVCYLAGKPMSEILKKPRNACLPYRAIKIALIPGDRSALHQRIAQRFETMLKLGLIDEVRAIRDKFCLNDANPSMRCVGYRQAWMYLEKEINAATMREMALVATRQLAKRQLTWLRSMKGVREFDCLAENLPEQVRGYLADTGLKAASVS; encoded by the coding sequence ATGGGGCCTACCGCAAGCGGCAAAAGCGGTATAGCGGTGGAAATCGCCCGGCACTTCCCCGTGGAGATCGTTAGCGTGGACTCCGCCCAGGTCTTCCGGTACATGAATATCGGCACCGCTAAACCCGACGCCGAATCCATGGCATCCCTGCCACACCATCTCATCGACCTGATCGAGCCGCATGAGTGTTATTCCGTCGCTCAATTTGTCGATGACGCGCTTGTCGCAATGCGCGAAATTACGGAACGAGGCAATATTCCATTGCTGGCGGGCGGCACGATGCTTTATTTCAGGATGCTGCTGGAAGGCCTTTCCGCGCTCCCTTCCGCGAATAGCAGCCTGCGCCAGCGGATCGAAGCCAAAGCCGAACAGAACGGTTGGCACGAAATGCACAATGAGCTGTTACAGCTTGACCCGGCCAGCGCGGCGCGAATCAAGCCTACAGACAGCCAGCGCATCCAGCGTGCGCTGGAAGTGTGTTATTTAGCCGGCAAACCCATGTCGGAAATTCTGAAGAAGCCCAGAAATGCCTGCCTTCCCTATCGCGCGATCAAGATTGCCCTGATTCCCGGCGACCGGAGCGCACTGCATCAGCGCATTGCACAACGTTTCGAGACGATGCTCAAGCTGGGATTAATCGATGAAGTTCGGGCAATCCGTGATAAATTCTGCCTGAACGATGCAAACCCTTCGATGCGTTGCGTTGGGTATCGGCAAGCATGGATGTATCTGGAAAAGGAAATCAATGCGGCGACAATGCGCGAAATGGCGTTGGTCGCTACGCGGCAACTCGCAAAACGGCAACTCACCTGGCTGCGTTCCATGAAAGGGGTGCGGGAATTCGATTGCCTGGCGGAAAATTTGCCGGAACAGGTGCGCGGTTACCTCGCAGACACTGGCTTAAAAGCTGCGTCGGTTTCATAA
- a CDS encoding 3-deoxy-7-phosphoheptulonate synthase, whose amino-acid sequence MILVLSPDTRPDTPEFKQLLGHLANLPGISTRVHTEVGVEQALTEVYLIGNTKALLIEDMQNLPCVEQVVRISEEYRVLGRHKDDHRPTHFDYNGVRFGQDTLNVFAGLCAVDTLEHVELMMQALRDNGQVCTRMGAYKPRTSPYSFQGHGKACLPYVFELAGKYGIKVIAMEITHESHVEEICEALYRTGNSTGVMLQIGTRNTQNFELLKIVGRQQDFPVLLKRGFGITLDESLNAAEYLASEGNRKVVFGLRGMKTNMADPHRNFVDFAHVPVVKRLTRMPVCIDPSHSVGLRASSPDGILDIMHVTAQGVIAGANMVLVDFHPVPGKALVDGPQAMLIRELPFFLEDVRIAREAYEQRVALAGRYQEGE is encoded by the coding sequence ATGATTCTTGTCCTGAGCCCGGATACTCGGCCTGATACTCCCGAATTCAAACAGTTGTTGGGTCATCTTGCCAATCTGCCCGGTATTTCCACGCGTGTGCACACTGAAGTAGGGGTCGAGCAGGCGCTTACCGAAGTTTATCTGATCGGAAACACCAAGGCCCTGCTGATCGAGGACATGCAAAATCTGCCTTGCGTCGAGCAGGTAGTCCGGATCTCGGAGGAGTATCGTGTTCTCGGCCGGCACAAGGACGACCACAGGCCTACCCATTTCGATTATAACGGCGTGCGCTTCGGGCAGGATACGCTTAACGTTTTCGCCGGACTATGCGCCGTGGATACGCTGGAGCATGTCGAGTTGATGATGCAGGCGTTACGGGATAATGGCCAGGTATGCACGCGCATGGGCGCTTATAAGCCGCGCACCAGCCCATATTCGTTTCAGGGCCATGGCAAGGCCTGTTTGCCTTATGTCTTCGAACTGGCGGGGAAATATGGCATCAAAGTGATCGCCATGGAGATTACTCATGAGTCTCACGTGGAAGAGATTTGCGAGGCCCTTTACCGGACGGGCAACTCCACCGGCGTCATGTTGCAGATAGGAACGCGCAACACCCAGAATTTCGAATTGCTGAAAATCGTCGGGCGCCAGCAGGATTTTCCGGTATTGCTCAAACGCGGCTTTGGCATTACGCTGGATGAATCATTGAACGCTGCGGAATACCTGGCTTCCGAGGGTAATCGCAAAGTCGTCTTTGGCTTGCGGGGCATGAAAACCAACATGGCGGATCCGCATCGTAACTTCGTGGATTTTGCGCATGTACCGGTAGTCAAGCGCCTCACGCGCATGCCGGTCTGCATCGACCCCTCGCATTCCGTCGGCCTGCGCGCGTCTTCGCCCGATGGCATACTTGATATCATGCACGTGACAGCACAGGGGGTGATCGCAGGCGCCAATATGGTGCTGGTGGATTTTCATCCTGTGCCGGGGAAAGCGCTGGTAGATGGGCCGCAGGCAATGCTGATCAGGGAACTGCCTTTTTTTCTGGAAGACGTACGGATAGCGCGCGAAGCGTACGAGCAGCGTGTGGCCCTGGCTGGACGTTATCAGGAGGGTGAATAG
- a CDS encoding helical backbone metal receptor — protein sequence MPASIGIAGVVQTAEKTSSLSASSTFPISLVDDRGHAIRLDRFANRIISLSPNITELVFSAGAGDKLVGASRYSDFPDAAKSVPDVGDSSSLDLERIIALKPDLVIAWRSGNGRSDIEKLEKLGLTVFAVEATRLEDIPRLLRTIGKLTGTAAQAEPAASAYEEELQQIKRNYGDRRKISVFQLIWHQPLMTVNGEHVISDIINICGGINIFESASSITPVISAENLLEADPHAIISSVPLGSAETGVEALFRRFPHIRAVRGNHLFFVHPDLLHRQTLRILQAARTVCAQLESVRSSQEKKRVR from the coding sequence ATGCCGGCTTCCATCGGTATCGCCGGCGTTGTTCAAACTGCAGAGAAAACCTCGTCGCTTTCCGCGTCCTCCACTTTTCCAATCAGCCTGGTCGATGATCGGGGGCACGCTATCCGCCTGGATCGATTCGCCAACCGTATCATCTCGCTTTCCCCGAATATTACCGAACTGGTATTCTCAGCCGGGGCCGGCGATAAACTCGTGGGCGCCAGCCGCTACAGCGATTTTCCCGACGCGGCCAAATCTGTTCCTGACGTTGGCGATTCTTCCAGTCTCGATCTGGAGAGAATCATTGCACTCAAGCCAGATCTCGTGATTGCATGGCGTAGCGGTAATGGGCGGTCCGATATCGAGAAACTGGAGAAATTAGGCCTGACCGTTTTTGCCGTTGAAGCAACCCGACTGGAAGACATTCCACGATTGTTGCGGACGATCGGCAAGCTGACGGGAACGGCAGCGCAAGCGGAACCTGCGGCAAGCGCTTATGAAGAGGAATTGCAGCAAATCAAGCGTAATTATGGCGACCGGCGTAAAATCAGCGTATTTCAGTTAATCTGGCATCAGCCGCTGATGACGGTGAACGGTGAACATGTCATCAGCGATATCATCAACATTTGTGGCGGCATCAATATTTTCGAGTCCGCGTCTTCTATAACGCCTGTGATATCTGCGGAAAATCTGCTGGAAGCTGACCCTCATGCCATCATCAGCAGTGTACCGTTGGGGTCGGCTGAAACGGGGGTAGAGGCGCTGTTTCGTCGATTCCCGCATATCCGGGCTGTCCGAGGCAATCATTTGTTTTTCGTGCACCCGGATCTCTTGCATCGCCAGACGCTGCGCATATTGCAGGCTGCGAGAACCGTATGTGCACAGTTGGAGAGCGTCCGGTCAAGCCAGGAAAAAAAGAGGGTGCGGTGA
- a CDS encoding acyl-CoA thioesterase, protein MNMNVESHTSLPEGLDPILRLVPMPTDTNYAGDVFGGWIMAQVDIAGSLPAIRRARGRVATVAVNSFVFKQPVFVGDIVSFYAEIVKVGRTSITVEVAVYAQRGLRHGIDEICCRVTDAVLTYVAVDENRKPRVVPQE, encoded by the coding sequence ATGAATATGAACGTAGAAAGTCACACATCACTGCCCGAGGGGCTCGATCCGATACTGCGCCTGGTGCCGATGCCGACAGACACGAATTATGCCGGGGATGTTTTCGGCGGCTGGATCATGGCTCAGGTGGACATTGCCGGAAGCCTTCCGGCAATACGCCGGGCTCGCGGGCGTGTGGCCACGGTAGCGGTGAATTCCTTCGTATTCAAACAACCCGTATTCGTCGGGGATATCGTGAGTTTTTATGCCGAGATCGTCAAGGTAGGCCGAACTTCCATAACGGTGGAGGTTGCCGTCTATGCACAGCGGGGTCTTCGCCACGGAATTGATGAAATATGCTGCCGAGTGACCGATGCGGTCCTGACGTATGTCGCCGTGGATGAAAATCGCAAACCGCGCGTCGTTCCGCAGGAATAA
- a CDS encoding BON domain-containing protein: protein MNDRHKLVIWTLILIGALSTAGCGKSEERVHESWVAPPTAEGVDDSTLNSTIKAALLADPDVRHLDVRVEAHNGEVMLSGIVDNQTQMDRVNMLTWMVDGIKKVDNKMSLRSGGSETAAAAD, encoded by the coding sequence ATGAACGATAGGCATAAGCTGGTTATCTGGACATTGATCCTCATCGGCGCCTTGTCCACCGCGGGATGCGGAAAATCGGAGGAAAGGGTGCATGAGTCCTGGGTGGCGCCTCCAACCGCAGAGGGAGTGGACGACAGCACTCTCAACAGTACAATAAAGGCGGCGCTATTGGCCGATCCCGATGTCAGGCATCTGGATGTCAGGGTAGAGGCACATAATGGCGAGGTCATGCTGAGCGGTATCGTGGATAATCAGACGCAGATGGATCGTGTCAATATGCTCACCTGGATGGTGGACGGCATCAAGAAGGTGGATAATAAGATGAGCTTGCGAAGCGGTGGAAGCGAGACTGCGGCCGCGGCTGATTGA